In one Alphaproteobacteria bacterium SS10 genomic region, the following are encoded:
- a CDS encoding YicC family protein → MTGYASVSGGAEGLRWMMEVRSVNGRGLDLKVRTPSGWEAADALIKQTLRDKLVRGNVSVTLQVEREQQGSSYRLNEALVGDLNHMAEQIVRLTGHAVSLNNILSIRGVIEEADSSKDLSGEVAAALEVLKPDVVALAEKLVTARREEGNALASILAGQADSIETLVSKAEATAGDVPKALRERLLATIGELTAETDMPVPEERIAQEVTILAAKADIREELDRLAAHLDALRNLMAEGRGIGRRLDFLAQEFNREANTLCSKSSSIELTKIGLELKTVIDQLREQIQNIE, encoded by the coding sequence ATGACCGGCTATGCCAGTGTCTCAGGCGGCGCGGAGGGGCTCCGCTGGATGATGGAAGTGCGCAGCGTCAATGGCCGAGGGCTGGATCTGAAGGTCCGCACGCCCTCAGGTTGGGAAGCAGCCGATGCGCTGATCAAGCAAACGCTTCGCGACAAGCTTGTCCGCGGCAATGTTAGCGTGACGCTGCAGGTGGAACGTGAGCAGCAAGGCAGCAGCTATCGCCTGAATGAGGCACTCGTGGGTGACCTAAACCATATGGCTGAGCAGATTGTTCGTCTGACCGGTCATGCGGTGTCACTCAACAATATCCTCAGCATCCGCGGTGTGATTGAAGAGGCGGATAGCAGCAAAGACCTATCCGGAGAGGTTGCGGCCGCGCTTGAAGTGCTGAAACCTGATGTGGTCGCTTTGGCCGAAAAGCTGGTCACAGCGCGGCGTGAGGAGGGCAATGCCCTCGCCAGCATTCTGGCAGGTCAGGCCGATAGCATTGAAACACTGGTTAGCAAAGCCGAGGCAACCGCCGGTGACGTGCCAAAAGCACTACGCGAGCGGCTGCTGGCCACCATTGGCGAGCTAACAGCCGAAACCGATATGCCCGTGCCGGAAGAACGGATCGCCCAAGAGGTCACGATACTCGCCGCCAAGGCCGATATTCGCGAAGAGCTGGATCGGCTCGCCGCCCATCTGGACGCACTGCGCAACCTTATGGCTGAGGGGCGGGGCATTGGCCGCCGCCTGGACTTCCTGGCGCAAGAGTTCAACCGCGAGGCAAATACCCTCTGTTCCAAGTCCAGCAGCATTGAGCTGACGAAGATTGGGCTTGAGTTGAAGACGGTGATCGACCAACTTCGCGAGCAAATTCAGAACATCGAGTAA
- the gmk gene encoding guanylate kinase, producing MALGDDTEPVAADDGIVRRGLMLVLSSPSGAGKTTISRRLLDENDGMTISISVTTRPMRPGEIDGRDYYFITEEQFQMLVEHDELLEHAAVFGNYYGTPKAPVEAALSAGRDVLFDIDWQGTQQLAESARPDLVTVFILPPSAEELERRLKARAQDSAEVIAKRMGKAAGEMSHHSEYDYVIINRDLDESVGRVQTILEAERLKRVRQGKLIDFVRKLQQGC from the coding sequence ATGGCCCTCGGCGATGATACGGAGCCGGTGGCCGCCGATGACGGCATTGTCCGCCGTGGCTTGATGCTGGTTCTCTCATCCCCGTCTGGTGCCGGTAAGACCACCATCTCCCGACGGTTATTGGATGAGAATGATGGGATGACCATCTCAATCTCCGTCACGACGCGGCCCATGCGCCCAGGTGAGATTGACGGCCGCGACTATTACTTCATCACCGAAGAGCAGTTTCAGATGCTGGTGGAGCATGATGAGCTGCTCGAACATGCCGCCGTGTTCGGTAACTACTACGGCACCCCAAAGGCACCGGTTGAAGCGGCACTGAGTGCTGGTCGTGACGTTCTGTTCGATATTGATTGGCAAGGCACCCAGCAGCTGGCTGAGAGCGCACGCCCAGATCTGGTGACTGTCTTCATCCTGCCGCCATCGGCGGAGGAGCTTGAGCGGCGCCTTAAAGCCCGGGCCCAGGATAGCGCCGAGGTCATTGCCAAGCGCATGGGCAAGGCCGCTGGTGAGATGAGCCACCATTCAGAATATGACTATGTAATCATCAACCGTGACCTGGATGAGAGCGTGGGCCGCGTTCAGACCATCCTTGAAGCAGAGCGGTTGAAGCGCGTGCGGCAGGGCAAGCTGATCGACTTTGTCCGTAAACTGCAGCAGGGCTGTTAA
- the rsmA gene encoding 16S rRNA (adenine(1518)-N(6)/adenine(1519)-N(6))-dimethyltransferase RsmA, with amino-acid sequence MPLDLAGRQALIEDLPALREALQAEDLWARKSLGQHFLLDLNLTRRIVREAGLSQACHVVEVGPGPGGLTRALVEADVASVTAIERDDRFAALNRSLADASEGFLQVIEGDALNVDPVEAVPPPRAVVANLPYNVGTPLLVGWLKQASAYESLTLMFQKEVADRIAAAPGSKAYGRLSVLAQLCCDVRLVMTIPARAFTPPPKIDSAVVRLAPLEVGISGALFDMVEKVTAAAFGQRRKMLRASLKPIADQPVELLEGLGITPTMRADALAPGEYRRLAEALLQTA; translated from the coding sequence ATGCCGCTTGATCTAGCAGGCCGCCAGGCGCTCATCGAGGATCTGCCAGCGCTTCGAGAGGCGTTACAGGCTGAAGATCTATGGGCCCGCAAATCCTTGGGCCAACACTTCCTGCTCGACCTCAACCTAACCCGGCGCATCGTCCGGGAAGCTGGCCTGAGCCAAGCTTGCCATGTGGTTGAGGTGGGGCCAGGCCCAGGTGGCCTGACCCGCGCCCTAGTCGAGGCAGATGTGGCTAGCGTCACCGCGATTGAACGGGACGACCGCTTTGCCGCCCTGAACCGGAGCCTGGCCGATGCCAGCGAGGGGTTCTTGCAGGTGATTGAGGGCGATGCCCTAAACGTCGATCCAGTTGAGGCGGTGCCACCCCCACGCGCCGTCGTCGCCAACCTGCCCTACAATGTCGGCACGCCGTTGCTGGTTGGTTGGCTGAAACAAGCATCGGCCTATGAGAGCCTGACCCTCATGTTCCAAAAAGAGGTGGCGGACAGGATCGCCGCCGCTCCGGGTAGTAAGGCCTATGGCCGTTTATCGGTGCTGGCGCAGCTTTGCTGTGATGTGCGCCTGGTGATGACAATTCCGGCGCGTGCCTTCACCCCACCGCCAAAGATCGACAGTGCCGTGGTTCGCCTAGCCCCGTTAGAGGTAGGGATTAGTGGCGCGTTATTTGACATGGTTGAGAAGGTGACCGCCGCCGCCTTTGGCCAACGTCGCAAGATGCTGCGCGCCAGCCTTAAGCCAATCGCTGATCAACCGGTTGAGCTACTGGAGGGGCTGGGCATCACCCCAACCATGCGGGCCGATGCCCTCGCACCCGGCGAGTACCGACGACTAGCCGAGGCCTTACTGCAAACGGCTTAA
- the pdxA gene encoding 4-hydroxythreonine-4-phosphate dehydrogenase PdxA, producing the protein MTKPILVTMGDPAGIGGEILLQAVLSGNLDLAGHPLVVVDDPDRLQRVTDALSLQINIEAIKSLGELPAASDASTIHVWPLPMKVPAELGKPSIAHADAIIESINIATAAVIEGHAAALVTNPIAKDVLLQSGFRYPGHTEYLGHLAQVAGFETERAVMMLAGPSLKTVPITVHIPLANVPLILRSGLIETTARIVHNDLRDMFGIQSPRLAISGLNPHAGENGLMGQEEEREIEPAIEALKKDGVNVTGPHPADTLFEASKRESYDVALCMYHDQALIPVKTLDMDNTVNVTLGLPFIRTSPDHGTAFDIAGKGIARPQSLIAAINMAADIAVKRTAHAA; encoded by the coding sequence ATGACCAAGCCTATTCTCGTCACCATGGGCGACCCCGCCGGTATTGGCGGTGAAATCCTGCTGCAAGCCGTGTTGAGCGGCAACTTAGACCTAGCGGGCCACCCGCTGGTTGTGGTGGATGACCCGGACCGCCTGCAGCGTGTCACTGACGCCCTCAGCCTTCAGATCAATATTGAGGCCATTAAGAGCCTAGGCGAGCTGCCAGCGGCCAGCGATGCGTCAACAATCCATGTTTGGCCCTTGCCAATGAAGGTGCCAGCCGAGCTTGGCAAGCCAAGCATCGCCCATGCCGATGCGATCATTGAGAGCATTAACATCGCCACCGCCGCGGTGATTGAAGGGCATGCGGCTGCACTGGTTACGAACCCAATTGCCAAGGATGTGCTGCTGCAATCGGGGTTCCGCTATCCCGGCCACACCGAATATCTGGGGCATCTAGCACAGGTTGCGGGCTTTGAGACCGAACGCGCTGTCATGATGCTGGCTGGCCCCTCGTTGAAGACCGTGCCCATCACTGTTCATATCCCGCTGGCCAATGTGCCGTTGATCCTTCGCAGTGGGCTGATCGAGACCACGGCCCGCATCGTCCATAACGATCTGCGCGATATGTTTGGCATCCAATCGCCACGGCTTGCCATCTCAGGCCTCAACCCACATGCCGGTGAAAACGGGCTGATGGGGCAGGAGGAAGAGCGCGAGATTGAGCCCGCAATCGAGGCGCTGAAGAAGGATGGGGTCAATGTCACAGGCCCGCACCCGGCCGATACCCTGTTCGAGGCATCAAAGCGGGAGAGCTACGATGTGGCGCTCTGCATGTATCACGATCAGGCGCTGATCCCGGTTAAGACCCTGGATATGGACAACACCGTCAATGTGACCCTGGGCCTACCATTCATTCGCACCTCACCGGACCACGGCACCGCCTTTGATATTGCCGGTAAGGGTATTGCCCGACCACAAAGCCTGATCGCAGCCATCAATATGGCCGCCGATATCGCCGTGAAACGCACCGCACATGCCGCTTGA